The following DNA comes from Populus trichocarpa isolate Nisqually-1 chromosome 19, P.trichocarpa_v4.1, whole genome shotgun sequence.
tattaaaagagaaaaagagagctTCAAACCTCTGTTGACGCTGCGCCCAAGGTTGTTATTCTCCTTCAAAGGATCAACTATATTAAGATGTTTTTGGGGAAAAGGCCGTGAATTCATCTCAGGCTTTCTTGATGGGACAGAGAACCTATCAGCACAATCTTTGAGAAATTCATCACTAAGCAACAATTCACCTTGCCCATTTTCAAGTGGCTCAGCTGCACAAAAAGAGACAAAGCATAAGACAAATATGAATCCATCAAACGATCTATAACATCAGAAACTGGTTTGTTAAAAAGAATGCAGCAAGTATCTCACCAACAATATTGGGAAGGGAAGATTTGCAAACTGGTCCGTTTAAACTAATACAATAATTCTCCCAGTCAAACTTGCTGAAGTACTCCAGAAATCTGTAGAGAACCTACAGAAAATGCATGCAAATTCAATGGTTCATGAATGCATAGAACACTGCAATTTGCACACATGGAGATACTGCATGCACACTGCAATATTTCAATTGAAGAAGCACAAGCACAATCCACTGTTAATTCCTCTAAATCTTACCGCCAAAGGCCCATTTAAGGAACAGTGAAATAGATGGAAGATGTACAGAATCAGCGTTTCCAAAGCATACGTTGAAATCAAACCATGATGGGCACCAAGAATTCGACTCTCATAGTAGCACCAAGCCTTGATCAAAATAATGCTGCGTTTGAAGAGGTGATTTTTTCCAACAAGCCGATCAACCTGCATACAAGTGATATTAAAATGACAATCAAAACTTGACCAAAATCATATTCTACAGCACTTGTAAATTTTGATCCTAATTTTATCAGGGAGCTGGGTGCTACAACAGAGCATGGCGCtagaagataaattaatttaagactCACCTTTCCTAAAATAAGTGCAAAAGACAATGAAGATAAGAATCATACCTCTTCAAGAAAGCATAGGGTGCAAAGTCCTCCTAATTGATTGAAGGAAATATCCACCACTGTATTCTGTACAATACATTTTATAAGCTTAACCTGCCAACAAATACCCAGAATCAACCAGAAGTGAAGGAACAAGGGAAGTGACTGGAACATTCATTCTGCAAAAGTACCAATTTCTCTACTTTAAACTAATTAGAACTGCAATAAAAGATAAGGCATCTGCATGAGAAGAACCTCAGCATCAATGCAATGGACATCCTTCACTTCAAATGTAGAATCCTCATTCAGCTCTTCTCTTCTTAGAACAGCATGAATATCAGAGACCAAAGCTTCCTCGATGGCAGGACTGCTAATGGAAGTCAAGTCAATATCCCCATCAGGGAGATATGTCTTTAAAGGAACTGACCCATATGGGAACACCTGTAAGAAAGAATGACCAGAAAAGGGTACAAATTCCATTAGCATCCACATCATTGAAATTAACTGTAACTCCTGTGTATTAAACACTAATTGCAGAAAGTGATCACAATCAAGCAGATAGACACCAATCTTGACTTAATGGGTGATGCTTAAACTGAGAAAAGTTAAAAATGTGATAATGTTTACACCAACAACTGAAATCCCAACTAAATCATTTCAATTTAAGCTTTAGGCATCAGCACCAGAACCAGAACTTTCACAATCCCATTACAACTACTGCAACATCAAGGCTTTTACTCACTCGGGACCTCCCTGCCACAAGCCTAAACACCTGTACGCATGTCAAACATGACAAACAACACACCAGTACAGCTCCAGTTAACCTCACACAGAATGAAAATCTACTTCTGCAACCTAATCATGATGAGAAATTTACTCGTAATGAACTCATACTCATTAACCTATTCTTGCATTACAATTCATGAATCACAATAACTGATCAACCACATAAACAAAACACATTGATTCCTACACTAAGAATTCTGATGATTAGAATTCTACTTTGAGTTGattggattaaaataaattaccttGTAAAGGCCTAAGGGTCCGTAACCATAAACCACCAAATCTTACTTCATACTTCCAATCACAAAACATACACAAACACCAGCTCTGTCTCCATCTCTCCACTACGAATGTTCATCAAATTATTAGAACACCACATCACCAACAACTCCATCACTGACAGGAATATCCAAACACAAACACTTTTGATAGCATCACTATCCTACACTCGTTAAGAAACTGACTGCCACTACTATAACTCAATTTTCACATTCAAAGAGTAGCCATATCTTTTGCAGCTATTTCTGTGTTTTTTAGAACTCGTGATATTTCAGAAAGCAGTGCAGACAATTGAATAGACAGATACCAATCTTAACTTATTGGGTGTGatttatctcaaaaaaaaattgtcgatgtaataaatatttcaattgaTCTTTCGAGTAATAAACCCTTCCAAATTCAGCTGCAGGAATCAAGATCAGAATCGAAACATTAAAGGTCACTTTACAACTACTAACTATCCAGATTTCAACAGATCCGGGGATCACCCCACCACATCAATGAACACTCGCACTCATACCATACATTTCAGCTATTCACAAGCAAAACCCAGTTAACTACACACAAGAACATAAGTATACCTCTGTCATGATTAGTATCTACCTCAGTCAATCAAATTGTCCACAACATTACTCCGCAAAGAGCTCATTCACGCAAACCACCTAATCTTCCTTTATACTGTAAAATCACTAATCATTAACGTAAAAAAAACCTCTCACCCTAAACTCCATTTTCCAATCCTTGAAAGCATTATATCACCAAAAACCCCTTAACCAACTACAAtttccaaacacaaaaacagTTTATAACATCACTACTCCATACACTTCAATATCCCAAATTTTCACTATTGTAACTCAACTTTCACAATACAAACAAATTCACATAATAACCCTATTCCTcctagcaataaaaaataaaataaaaaataaaagacaggaACAAGACATAATAAATTAAGGTGAAATAACTACATTAACACCTATAATCACCAAAATAAACCGCATTAAccccaaaaaacaaattttagcaaaaaccCACATCACAAAACcactaaaaaacatcaaaaaaaaattaacaaaaaaagaaattatgcaAGAGAAAGGGATTGTTTAAAATATAACCTCAAATCCAAGAGAGGATTTAATGAGTCTTTGAACATAACCAATAATTTGTTTCCTCTTGAAATTGGATTCTACTGTTGGGTGTATTCTATAAACAATCTCTCTCGTAAATTCCTCTGCTCTCTCCCAATTCTCTTCCACAATTGACCAAGGATCCGGATtcgaagaaaaagaaggagaaaccGGGTCTTGACCCGAACCCAGAAGACCATGGTGATGATCATGATCATTTTGGTGATGATGGTGGTCGTGAAAATGGCCGTTTTCAGTCGGAAAGTCACAAACTTGAAGATCACCCATTATTTAAAACTGAAATTCTAACAAAACCCACAGatttatttcttgaaagaaGAGATTTTCTTCTTGCTTGACAGGATCATATCATTTGCTgccgtttttttcttttgctttctttttttccttctagtttagtaagagagagaaaaaaaggtttctttttcgaggattgaaattgaattgttattactattattattaacacaGAGAAGATGAGGAAAGAACAATTTTAAGAACCCAGAAAccgaaaaaagagagaaaaaacaaaggaagagaaaggattcttttcttaatatctttgggttttctttggaattttttgttttttttttatacgatGTTTGTGTGGGGGTTTGATTTATTGATTCACAGGTCGTTTGTTTGCATGTCAGTCTGATGAGATGCGACGGAAAGGAAGTGAAGAAAAAGTAAAGAaggagaaatattattattattattattatgataagAGTGATATACGGCCAGTTGAATCGATTTAGAACCGGGCTGATCTGGATTCTGGATTAGAAAGAAGAATTGATTTGGTTTGGCCTTATTAAAAATCCGATGAAAACTTATTTAGATCCGATTAATAACTTGCTggctgtttttttaaaaaacatattaaattaattattttaatttatttttaaataattaagttaattctcTTCCGCatgagttaattttaatttaggttTATCATATAacgggtttaataattatgagattATATAAGAATAAAGAAGGAGATACAAGAACTTGAAAGAGAAAGATTGgattgttttgttatgtttcgTTTACATTTACTCCAAgcagtttttgtttgtttgtttgttgattttttatgtaaaaaatattaatttaaaatagttattttcaataaaataaaatattttatttggttcttTCTTTCCCTCAATTTAtaccgttaaaaaaaaaattcagattcaTATAATCTAAATTCCATAGTTTTATTTGGTTCTTTCCctcaatttgtattttttattttatttatgttggcCTTGATAAAATAAGACGTCGGTGGCATAACCGAAAGTTAATTTCTAGAATTGAaactcataaattaaattaaagtttctATTATGGATAACCGAAAGAGGAAGTTCAATGTATTTAATGAAGGATTCCTAAATTGAAATGACTTAATGAAATGCTACTCAAAATCTCAATAattactatatattaattttaattctcgAATCCATTTTCATtatgttaaatttgattttcatctttattatctttatttggattttataaaatcacaataataataataataataatatactattattaccataaataaaattacatttttccctataaaaaaacatatcctcTTAATTAATCATATGTCCGTACAtggtaattataatatttattcattGTATCTAAATCAAAAATGAGCTTAATGTGTCATCATAACGTTAATTAATGACAGTTTAATGAGTCATAAAATCATAGGATTAGCTTGGCCGTGGCATCTTGCATGCATGCAAGTTGTCATCTCTGTAGCCAGCCCCGACTGATCGACATTCTTAGCGATTAGACTTgctctctcttcctttttttaacatcaagtacATTAATTAGAGCACTCTACTCTGTATCtagcaattttatttatttatttatttatttaaaaaaagaggaattcaaattaaaataataataataataataaaaagcaggGGATCCAAAAGAAGTCTCATGCCCATAGGATATTTGACACGGCAAATGGTTACTTGCACTCTTCATTAGGGATTGATTACCTTTTGGATATGGACATCACAAAAGTCAATTCCTTTGAATATCCAGACAACTTTACGCTCACAACTCTCTAATTTTGACAGAATCCAaagagataattaattaattaattactccaTCAAATTATTATTGTCGACTGCCATATTTGAGGGCAAACCCCAAGTAACGTATCACAGTTTGTAATCTTCACCTTTGCCTGCCTAAACTTGCTGTCCATCCAAGAAAAACACGGTGGCTACTacgtgtttttatatatatatatataattataaatattcagatctgcttatatatataaatacaagtAACTCTAAAGAGTTTAACTTAACTggtcagattttaaatttaatttttaaaaatcatcagttcgagttttataaatctcaaaatcactataaatttatatgattattaatttcaaaaatcgTCAAATTAGTTGAGAAGAGTGAAAAATGTTATatacatctatattaataataataataaaaaaaaaacaaaaacaaaaatcaatggtGGTCCCAATCCATGGTTTATGTCTCTGCTGGGTCTCCTCTTGGCTATGTGTGAACATCTAGCATGCTCCTTTACCTAAAGTTGTACTTCTTGATAGGCTGATTATCTTCTGCCTCCTAGCCATGAGGTTTCTTCTCCATCGACTCTTGACTTTCAATCATCTTATCAACCGTCAAGTGTTGACAGAAAAAGAATGTAGAGCATGTTATAGTCTAGTCCTTGTGCTTTCAAGACTTTGATAAGATAGTCTCTCTTGTTCAAAAATTCCatatttaatccttttatttcatGGATCAATTGGCGTCTTAAACGTGGGATTTTCCATAGATTTGTCATGTTTATAATGAAATCGATATGATTAGCTTGAATATCAACCATTAATTAGCTTGTTTAGTTAAGTTAACTGAAggctagattttttaaaaatgatatatgattgatattttttttttctatgaaaaactCTAGACCATTGATTTTTAACTACTGGTTTGGATTTCACAAATGTATCATGTTACTAGCGGAGTGGTATTATCCTTGTAGATCTATCCAAAATTGTTGAAGGAGggtaaactttaattttataaattattttaaataaaataaataaatagtaattagtAGAATAGCGATCAaatttaacagataaaaaaattcaaagatgataaaattgaaagaacttaaatttcataaattatttaaaataaaataaataaaaataaaaagaatagggatcaaatttaataaataaaaaattttaattaaaaaaagataagataaaaacaaaattaacaaataatgataaatgaataaggaccaaaattagaataaaaattaaattaaattaaattctaaaaaaaacaaataaaaaattataacaataataagattgaagatcaaatttgatataattaataaataacaagatatttttaaatttttcacaactttctagaaaatattttcacttaaaataaaataaaaatattttttaaaatacaatatcagttttttttagtaaaaaatatttttgatcgttcaacttttttttagtattaaacaaatacaaaaaaataaataaaaagcagcCTAACAATTCCCACCAGAATAGCCTAAgctactaatatatatatatataggcagaCAGTGGGCTCTGACCTACTGGCTTCTGGCCCCTTGGTAGAATTGGGTGCCTAGATATGGGACCTTCGACATTCAGCGACACCCAACAATACATTAATTATAATGGAAAAAGCCACTCCCTCGAATTGTTGATGACTTgtgcttattttctttcttcctctgttttaCTTTTCCCCTCTCTGACAATTAGGTTTTGGGGGTTTGTTGCAAGGTTTGATGAATCTAGACTCGTTTTAAGAGGTGCAATTACCGATTAATTCACATTCAGACTGATAAAGTGTATCTTAGACCATGTCAAGGTTCTTATGATAATATCAATGCCAAAGCTCTTAATTAATGTTCACCAAAACTAGAAATATTAATGAAGCTGTCAAGAAGAGCAACATTGGCCAAGAAGTGTGATGAGCCATTCACCATGGCATGCATGCATCGACCATTCTTAGTTTCTTGCAACATTCCTTTGAAAATTGGGTTCAGAAGCAATTCATTGATCTCTAAGCATTAATGAAGGTAGAAAGTTTCAGAAGCACAAGAAGAGCTGACTTACTGGCAACTTGGAGAGCAAGATATGTATTTGTTCTTCTTCACCGACGAATAGGAATACAGCCCGAGAACAAATAGTAAAAGTTTTGCAGTCTGCTGTAACAAAAGTATACATTTAAGAAATCAAATCCTAGTATCATACCATTGCCCATGTGCGATTCATACAAAACTAAGCCAAAACTGCTATATTAATGACATGTTTGTTCAACTCTTTTATCTGATATAATAGATGCAACGATCTCAGAATACCACAACTCCAGCTATGTGATACACCCTTGCCAGCAACATCTTCATTGCTGAGACAGTTTGTTTCCAGATTTTGATCTAgagtaaatgaatttataaaaatgagaatGTTTATGCATCCAAGTCCTTGTTTGAGTTCCACAAGGGGACTACTTTTGGTACGCCACCATCAGCTAAGATCCCAGTTCCATTTTCTGCGCTGATTAAAGGATCAGTTTCACTTTCCTTGACCTAAAACCCATTCAAAATATGAGAGCATAAGATGTCTGAAAAGGCTTACAAGCACTAACTAACTTTGCACTCATAACATGAAAGAGAGGTAAGAGAATTACCTCAGGCAATTTTGCTGGTGCTTCATTTTGCTTCTGCTGATTCTCAAGGGTGCAACAGTAAGAATACAGTACCATTCCAACCACTGCAATGAGGATTCCCAAAATGTTGCGCCAGCTAAATGGATCACGAAGGAGAACATAGCCAAATGCCAAAACTAGGCATGTTTTCAGATGTCCTAGGACTTGATAGGTGACCGGAGATGTCTTTCCAATCACCAGAAAAGTACTGAAGTTCACAGAGACAGAGATCAGGCAGGATAGAACAATGAAGAACTGCAACCACATAATGCACAGAAAATGGTCAgaagcaagaaaacaaagaaaatgccAGGAAAGAGGTTAAAGTATTCCTCAATTCTCACCAGCACTAGAGGGGTGTATTTGAAAGCAAGAACGTTTTTGTTAGTCAGAAGCCCATCCAGGAATGGGCCAACAATGAACAAGGTTAATGCCTGATAGGGGCAAGACTGGTACAGAAGTTGTGTTGAAGAGACTCTGAACTTCTTCTGGATGGTATTGGTCATCTGAAATGCACTGGTTAAGAttttaacaaaacaacaaaaataaaaaacaaaagacacaGACTTCCCTAAGAATGAAGGGATGGTAGCCACACAGTACAGCGCTTATTATATATTTCCTTTGCTTTTGCTTACCATTGAAACGACTAAATAAGGTATcttaaagtagaaaaaaagaaatcaaatagcAATTAGCAAAGGAACTTCAGCTAAGGATACAATCTGAGCAACACAGGTTGTAAGGACTGCAAGCAGAGACAAGATAGATCCCAGGACATTGAGCTGAAGATCAGTCACAGTTGCAATTCCAACACCCATAAGAAGAATGGTCAGTGAAAGCTGGATACTCCGACTGCAGTATCACAAGTACAGCAGGCAAGAGTAACCACATATACAACTTAAGCAAGtgcatcaaaaattaaattgttgtcACATAACTTATGAAAACAACATTAGTTACATTAGTGGCAGGCCTAAAAATTTCTCAATAAACAATATACTCAATAATTCAGACTTACCTGAATTGCTTACGGAAGAAAAGCGTCTCCAAAAGAACAGTACATGGGATGATAGCCAATTTTGTCATCTAAAAAATgggaaaagaaagtaaataaattttcataagcTATTGCTCCAAAATGGTTTATAAGGGAAAAGAAAACCTAGCATCAAGGATTAAAGTGGACAGGACAATAGTTAACATATGACAGAAAAAAAGGTCAACCAAAGGACTTTCACTAAATATGATATAACTAGATGTCAACAAATCAAGATGCTGCAAAGGGAAACCCAACCTATCCACAGTCAATTCATACTTTACAAGGAAGAGTTTAATAAACAACAACCTGGTCTCATTTAAATCACAGGAAAGTATTAAGcactttttgtttttactgtttACCACCCCCCCTGAAACACAAAAGCACTTAAAATGACTTTCTAGTCTACTGCATCGAGGCGCTACTGTCAAAGAATGATAGAGTATGTAAATCAAATTCCATGGCCACTGATCATACATAATAGCATACTGGTTGGGAAGAAAAATGCATACCAGATCATAAGTCTGGCACAGAGAGGACAGCATACCTGATAAAAACCAACTGAGTTGAAACCCAAGCTAAGATTCAAAAGTCCAATGGATATCCCATTTAGTATGCCAAATCCCATTACCGCTCTTGCATCAAAAGGCTTGTGTTCAAACAATTTCATCCATAATGCCATGTGAAGAGAACAAAACGTGACCAGAAGATGCCAGCTTGTCAATGTTGTGGCTGCATTTGCCAAAAAATAAGTTAGTATAAATGATGgcgaaaattagaaaaaataaaatgctga
Coding sequences within:
- the LOC7458815 gene encoding UDP-xylose transporter 3 → MSEGQKFQLGTVGALSLSVVSSVSIVICNKALISTLGFTFATTLTSWHLLVTFCSLHMALWMKLFEHKPFDARAVMGFGILNGISIGLLNLSLGFNSVGFYQMTKLAIIPCTVLLETLFFRKQFSRSIQLSLTILLMGVGIATVTDLQLNVLGSILSLLAVLTTCVAQIMTNTIQKKFRVSSTQLLYQSCPYQALTLFIVGPFLDGLLTNKNVLAFKYTPLVLFFIVLSCLISVSVNFSTFLVIGKTSPVTYQVLGHLKTCLVLAFGYVLLRDPFSWRNILGILIAVVGMVLYSYCCTLENQQKQNEAPAKLPEVKESETDPLISAENGTGILADGGVPKVVPLWNSNKDLDA